In Mustela erminea isolate mMusErm1 chromosome 8, mMusErm1.Pri, whole genome shotgun sequence, a genomic segment contains:
- the STK11IP gene encoding serine/threonine-protein kinase 11-interacting protein isoform X2 has protein sequence MTTAQRDSLVWRLAGLLRDSGDVVLSGCSTLSLLTTTLQQLNHVFELHLGPWGPGQTGFVALPSHPADSPVILQLQFLFDVLQKTLSLKLVHIPGSSLPGPIKIFPFKSLRQLELRGVPLHCLRGLCGIYSQLETLICSRSIQALEELLSACGGDLCSALPWLALLSANFSYNALTSLDSSLRLLSALRFLNLSHNQVQDCEGFLMDLSELYHLDISYNHLHLVPRMGPSSAALGTLILRGNELRSLQGLEQLRSLRHLDVAYNLLEGHRELTPLWLLAELRKLYLEGNPLWFHPAHRAATAQYLSPRARDAAAGFLLDGKVLSLTDLQTSTSSGLGSSAPPVPWSAGSTVETSGGPDLSDSISSGGVVAQHLPRKVKSRVRVRRASISEPSDTDPEPRTLDPSPAGRFVQQHRELELMNSFRERFGCDWLQYRNHLETSGTPVLATPSTPALSTLPLSPGSVPGPPPPEKESPQGMAEVSFLPEPREEEEVEEQEKEEEGEEEEEEQEEGEVEAELCRPMLVCPLEGPQGVRGRECFLRVTSGHLFEVELQAARTLARLELQSLEAAEVEPESEAALEGSDLLPRAPVLALRFSYICRDRQLRRYVVLEPDAHAALQELLAVLTPAATAAQRELGEVRDLLGGRLQCLRCGHEFKPEEPRLLDSEEGWRPLFQKTESPAVCPNCGSDHVVLLARSLGTSDREHRQDERSPATLQTASPVCDSPDHSDHSSRADGTPSQAPVSRERHSWSLSPPPERRGLRSVDHRLRLFLDVEVFADAQEEFQCCLKVPLVLAGHAGESVCLVVVSDLRLYVLKVTGEICGPPASWLQPALAVPLHDLSGIELGLAGQSLRLEWAAGAGSCVLLPRDAKRCRAFLDELTDVLQALPPSWRSSVRATEEEVTPKHRLWPLLERDPSSEPPLFFYLRVFLVEGPATCPVSLLMTLSTLYLLEEDLAGSLVEPALPAASGEASETSLPLGPGPSVRVREQWPLSSLSSVLLYRSAPGDLRLVFYDEVSRLESFWALRVVCPEQLTALLAWIREPWEELFSIGLRTVTQETLDLDR, from the exons ATGACGACCGCCCAGCGGGACTCTCTAGTGTGGAGGCTCGCGGGGCTGCTGCGTGATTCCG GTGACGTAGTCTTGTCCGGCTGTTCCACCCTGAGCTTGTTGACCACCACCCTGCAACAGCTGAACCATGTATTCGAGCTGCATCTGGGGCCATGGGGCCCTGGCCAGACAGGCTTTGTGGCTCTGCCCTCTCACCCCGCCGACTCCCCTGTCATCCTCCAGCTTCAGTTCCTCTTTGATGTGCTGCAGAAAACTCTTTCCCTTAAG ctggTCCACATCCCTGGTTCTTCCCTCCCTGGGCCCATCAAGATTTTTCCCTTCAAGTCCCTTCGGCAGCTGGAG ctcCGAGGTGTTCCTCTTCATTGCCTCCGTGGCCTCTGTGGCATCTACTCCCAGCTAGAGACCCTGATTTGCAGCAGGAGCATCCAGGCCCTGGAG GAGCTCCTCTCCGCCTGCGGTGGTGACCTGTGCTCTGCCCTGCCCTGGTTGGCTCTGCTGTCTGCCAACTTCAGCTACAATGCACTGACTTCCTTAGACAGCTCCCTG cGTCTCTTGTCAGCTCTGCGCTTCCTGAATCTGAGCCACAATCAAGTCCAGGACTGCGAGGGCTTCCTGATG GACTTGTCTGAGCTCTACCACCTGGACATCTCCTATAACCACCTGCATTTGGTGCCAAGAATGGGACCCTCGAGTGCTGCCCTGGGGACCCTGATACTGAGAGGCAATGAGCTCCGGAGCCTGCAGG GCCTGGAGCAGCTGAGGAGCTTGCGGCACCTGGATGTGGCGTACAACCTTCTGGAAGGCCACAGGGAGCTGACGCCTCTGTGGCTGCTGGCTGAGCTCCGCAAG CTCTACCTGGAGGGGAACCCTCTGTGGTTCCACCCCGCACATCGAGCGGCCACTGCCCAGTACTTGTCACCCCGCGCCAGGGACGCTGCGGCCGGC TTCCTTCTTGATGGGAAAGTCTTGTCATTGACTGACTTGCAG ACCTCTACCTCTTCGGGGCTTGGCTCCTCTGCCCCACCTGTgccctggtcagcggggagtaCTGTTGAAACCTCAGGTGGCCCTGACTTGAGTGACAGCATCTCCTCAGGGGGTGTGGTAGCCCAGCATCTGCCCCGGAAGGTTAAG AGCCGAGTCCGTGTGAGGCGAGCAAGCATCTCAGAACCCAGTGATACCGACCCAGAGCCCCGGACTCTGGACCCCTCCCCGGCTG GGCGGTTTGTGCAGCAGCATCGGGAACTCGAACTCATGAACAGCTTCCGGGAACGGTTTGGCTGTGACTGGCTGCAGTATAGGAATCACCTGGAGACCTCCGGTACCCCTGTTCTGGCtacccccagcacccctgccctcAGCACACTGCCCCTGAGCCCAGGGTCTGTGCCTGGCCCTCCGCCCCCAGAGAAGGAGTCACCGCAGGGAATGGCAGAAGTCAGTTTCCTGCCGGAGCCCcgggaggaagaagaggtggaggagcaggaaaaagaggaagaaggagaggaggaagaggaggagcaggaggagggcgaAGTGGAAG CCGAACTGTGTCGCCCCATGTTGGTGTGTCCCCTGGAGGGGCCCCAGGGCGTGCGCGGTAGGGAGTGCTTTCTCCGGGTCACTTCCGGCCACCTGTTTGAGGTGGAGCTCCAAGCTGCTCGGACCCTGGCTCGGCTGGAGCTCCAGAGCCTAGAGGCAGCTGAGGTGGAGCCCGAGAGTGAGGCAGCACTCGAG GGCTCAGATCTGCTCCCCAGGGCCCCTGTCCTTGCTCTGCGTTTCTCCTACATTTGCCGTGACCGGCAGCTGCGTCGCTATGTGGTGCTAGAGCCCGATGCCCATGCAGCTCTCCAG GAGCTGCTTGCCGTGCTGACCCCAGCAGCCACCGCGGCTCAGCGTGAGCTTGGGGAAGTGAGAGACCTGCTGGGGGGCAGACTCCAGTGTCTACGCtgtggccatgagttcaagccagAGGAGCCCAGGTTGTTAGACAGTGAGGAAGGCTGGAGGCCTCTGTTCCAAAAGACAG AATCCCCTGCCGTGTGTCCAAACTGTGGTAGTGATCATGTGGTTCTCCTGGCTCGGTCCCTGGGAACCAGTGACAGGGAGCACAGACAAGATGAACGATCACCAGCTACCTTGCAGACGGCCAGCCCTGTCTGTGACTCTCCTGACCACAGTGACCACAGCAGCAGGGCTGACGGGACCCCGTCGCAAGCGCCGGTCTCCCGGGAGCGCCACAGTTGGAGCCTCAGTCCCC CCCCTGAGCGCCGTGGCCTCCGCTCTGTGGACCACCGACTCCGGCTCTTCCTAGATGTTGAGGTGTTCGCCGATGCCCAGGAGGAGTTCCAGTGCTGCCTCAAG GTGCCACTGGTGTTGGCAGGCCACGCTGGGGAGTCTGTGTGTCTTGTGGTGGTGTCTGACCTCAGGCTCTATGTGTTGAAGGTGACTGGGGAGATATG CGGGCCTCCAGCTAGCTGGCTGCAGCCAGCCCTGGCCGTTCCCCTGCATGACCTAAGCGGCATCGAGCTGGGGCTGGCAGGACAGAGTCTGCGGCTGGAGTGGGCTGCTGGGGCAGGTAGCTGTGTCCTGCTGCCCCGAGATGCCAAGCGTTGCCGGGCCTTTCTAGATGAACTCActg ATGTCTTACAGGCTCTGCCCCCTAGCTGGAGGAGCAGTGTCCGTGCCACGGAGGAGGAGGTGACCCCGAAGCACCGCCTCTG GCCGTTGCTGGAGAGAGACCCTTCCTCGGAGCCTCCCCTGTTCTTCTACCTTCGGGTGTTCCTGGTGGAAG GCCCTGCCACCTGCCCAGTGTCCCTGTTGATGACTCTGTCCACCCTGTACTTGTTAGAAGAAGACCTTGCAGGCTCCCTGGTGGAGCCCGCTCTTCCAGCAGCATCTGGTGAAGCCTCTGAGACATCCCTGCCCTTGGGGCCGGGCCCCTCTGTGCGTGTCAGGGAGCAGTGGCCCCTCAGCAGCTTGAGCTCCGTGCTGCTCTATCGCAGTGCCCCAGGGGACCTGCGGCTGGTCTTCTACGATgag GTGTCCCGGCTGGAGAGTTTTTGGGCCCTTCGTGTTGTGTGTCCAGAGCAGCTGACGGCCCTGCTGGCCTGGATCCGGGAGCCCTGGGAGGAGCTGTTTTCCATCGGACTCCGGACAGTGACCCAAGAGACTCTGGATCTCGATCGGTGA
- the STK11IP gene encoding serine/threonine-protein kinase 11-interacting protein isoform X1: MYSSCIWGHGALARQALWLCPLTPPTPLSSSSFSSSLMCCRKLFPLRSCSGNSLVHIPGSSLPGPIKIFPFKSLRQLELRGVPLHCLRGLCGIYSQLETLICSRSIQALEELLSACGGDLCSALPWLALLSANFSYNALTSLDSSLRLLSALRFLNLSHNQVQDCEGFLMDLSELYHLDISYNHLHLVPRMGPSSAALGTLILRGNELRSLQGLEQLRSLRHLDVAYNLLEGHRELTPLWLLAELRKLYLEGNPLWFHPAHRAATAQYLSPRARDAAAGFLLDGKVLSLTDLQTSTSSGLGSSAPPVPWSAGSTVETSGGPDLSDSISSGGVVAQHLPRKVKSRVRVRRASISEPSDTDPEPRTLDPSPAGRFVQQHRELELMNSFRERFGCDWLQYRNHLETSGTPVLATPSTPALSTLPLSPGSVPGPPPPEKESPQGMAEVSFLPEPREEEEVEEQEKEEEGEEEEEEQEEGEVEAELCRPMLVCPLEGPQGVRGRECFLRVTSGHLFEVELQAARTLARLELQSLEAAEVEPESEAALEGSDLLPRAPVLALRFSYICRDRQLRRYVVLEPDAHAALQELLAVLTPAATAAQRELGEVRDLLGGRLQCLRCGHEFKPEEPRLLDSEEGWRPLFQKTESPAVCPNCGSDHVVLLARSLGTSDREHRQDERSPATLQTASPVCDSPDHSDHSSRADGTPSQAPVSRERHSWSLSPPPERRGLRSVDHRLRLFLDVEVFADAQEEFQCCLKVPLVLAGHAGESVCLVVVSDLRLYVLKVTGEICGPPASWLQPALAVPLHDLSGIELGLAGQSLRLEWAAGAGSCVLLPRDAKRCRAFLDELTDVLQALPPSWRSSVRATEEEVTPKHRLWPLLERDPSSEPPLFFYLRVFLVEGPATCPVSLLMTLSTLYLLEEDLAGSLVEPALPAASGEASETSLPLGPGPSVRVREQWPLSSLSSVLLYRSAPGDLRLVFYDEVSRLESFWALRVVCPEQLTALLAWIREPWEELFSIGLRTVTQETLDLDR; encoded by the exons ATGTATTCGAGCTGCATCTGGGGCCATGGGGCCCTGGCCAGACAGGCTTTGTGGCTCTGCCCTCTCACCCCGCCGACTCCCCTGTCATCCTCCAGCTTCAGTTCCTCTTTGATGTGCTGCAGAAAACTCTTTCCCTTAAGGTCCTGCAGTGGGAACAGT ctggTCCACATCCCTGGTTCTTCCCTCCCTGGGCCCATCAAGATTTTTCCCTTCAAGTCCCTTCGGCAGCTGGAG ctcCGAGGTGTTCCTCTTCATTGCCTCCGTGGCCTCTGTGGCATCTACTCCCAGCTAGAGACCCTGATTTGCAGCAGGAGCATCCAGGCCCTGGAG GAGCTCCTCTCCGCCTGCGGTGGTGACCTGTGCTCTGCCCTGCCCTGGTTGGCTCTGCTGTCTGCCAACTTCAGCTACAATGCACTGACTTCCTTAGACAGCTCCCTG cGTCTCTTGTCAGCTCTGCGCTTCCTGAATCTGAGCCACAATCAAGTCCAGGACTGCGAGGGCTTCCTGATG GACTTGTCTGAGCTCTACCACCTGGACATCTCCTATAACCACCTGCATTTGGTGCCAAGAATGGGACCCTCGAGTGCTGCCCTGGGGACCCTGATACTGAGAGGCAATGAGCTCCGGAGCCTGCAGG GCCTGGAGCAGCTGAGGAGCTTGCGGCACCTGGATGTGGCGTACAACCTTCTGGAAGGCCACAGGGAGCTGACGCCTCTGTGGCTGCTGGCTGAGCTCCGCAAG CTCTACCTGGAGGGGAACCCTCTGTGGTTCCACCCCGCACATCGAGCGGCCACTGCCCAGTACTTGTCACCCCGCGCCAGGGACGCTGCGGCCGGC TTCCTTCTTGATGGGAAAGTCTTGTCATTGACTGACTTGCAG ACCTCTACCTCTTCGGGGCTTGGCTCCTCTGCCCCACCTGTgccctggtcagcggggagtaCTGTTGAAACCTCAGGTGGCCCTGACTTGAGTGACAGCATCTCCTCAGGGGGTGTGGTAGCCCAGCATCTGCCCCGGAAGGTTAAG AGCCGAGTCCGTGTGAGGCGAGCAAGCATCTCAGAACCCAGTGATACCGACCCAGAGCCCCGGACTCTGGACCCCTCCCCGGCTG GGCGGTTTGTGCAGCAGCATCGGGAACTCGAACTCATGAACAGCTTCCGGGAACGGTTTGGCTGTGACTGGCTGCAGTATAGGAATCACCTGGAGACCTCCGGTACCCCTGTTCTGGCtacccccagcacccctgccctcAGCACACTGCCCCTGAGCCCAGGGTCTGTGCCTGGCCCTCCGCCCCCAGAGAAGGAGTCACCGCAGGGAATGGCAGAAGTCAGTTTCCTGCCGGAGCCCcgggaggaagaagaggtggaggagcaggaaaaagaggaagaaggagaggaggaagaggaggagcaggaggagggcgaAGTGGAAG CCGAACTGTGTCGCCCCATGTTGGTGTGTCCCCTGGAGGGGCCCCAGGGCGTGCGCGGTAGGGAGTGCTTTCTCCGGGTCACTTCCGGCCACCTGTTTGAGGTGGAGCTCCAAGCTGCTCGGACCCTGGCTCGGCTGGAGCTCCAGAGCCTAGAGGCAGCTGAGGTGGAGCCCGAGAGTGAGGCAGCACTCGAG GGCTCAGATCTGCTCCCCAGGGCCCCTGTCCTTGCTCTGCGTTTCTCCTACATTTGCCGTGACCGGCAGCTGCGTCGCTATGTGGTGCTAGAGCCCGATGCCCATGCAGCTCTCCAG GAGCTGCTTGCCGTGCTGACCCCAGCAGCCACCGCGGCTCAGCGTGAGCTTGGGGAAGTGAGAGACCTGCTGGGGGGCAGACTCCAGTGTCTACGCtgtggccatgagttcaagccagAGGAGCCCAGGTTGTTAGACAGTGAGGAAGGCTGGAGGCCTCTGTTCCAAAAGACAG AATCCCCTGCCGTGTGTCCAAACTGTGGTAGTGATCATGTGGTTCTCCTGGCTCGGTCCCTGGGAACCAGTGACAGGGAGCACAGACAAGATGAACGATCACCAGCTACCTTGCAGACGGCCAGCCCTGTCTGTGACTCTCCTGACCACAGTGACCACAGCAGCAGGGCTGACGGGACCCCGTCGCAAGCGCCGGTCTCCCGGGAGCGCCACAGTTGGAGCCTCAGTCCCC CCCCTGAGCGCCGTGGCCTCCGCTCTGTGGACCACCGACTCCGGCTCTTCCTAGATGTTGAGGTGTTCGCCGATGCCCAGGAGGAGTTCCAGTGCTGCCTCAAG GTGCCACTGGTGTTGGCAGGCCACGCTGGGGAGTCTGTGTGTCTTGTGGTGGTGTCTGACCTCAGGCTCTATGTGTTGAAGGTGACTGGGGAGATATG CGGGCCTCCAGCTAGCTGGCTGCAGCCAGCCCTGGCCGTTCCCCTGCATGACCTAAGCGGCATCGAGCTGGGGCTGGCAGGACAGAGTCTGCGGCTGGAGTGGGCTGCTGGGGCAGGTAGCTGTGTCCTGCTGCCCCGAGATGCCAAGCGTTGCCGGGCCTTTCTAGATGAACTCActg ATGTCTTACAGGCTCTGCCCCCTAGCTGGAGGAGCAGTGTCCGTGCCACGGAGGAGGAGGTGACCCCGAAGCACCGCCTCTG GCCGTTGCTGGAGAGAGACCCTTCCTCGGAGCCTCCCCTGTTCTTCTACCTTCGGGTGTTCCTGGTGGAAG GCCCTGCCACCTGCCCAGTGTCCCTGTTGATGACTCTGTCCACCCTGTACTTGTTAGAAGAAGACCTTGCAGGCTCCCTGGTGGAGCCCGCTCTTCCAGCAGCATCTGGTGAAGCCTCTGAGACATCCCTGCCCTTGGGGCCGGGCCCCTCTGTGCGTGTCAGGGAGCAGTGGCCCCTCAGCAGCTTGAGCTCCGTGCTGCTCTATCGCAGTGCCCCAGGGGACCTGCGGCTGGTCTTCTACGATgag GTGTCCCGGCTGGAGAGTTTTTGGGCCCTTCGTGTTGTGTGTCCAGAGCAGCTGACGGCCCTGCTGGCCTGGATCCGGGAGCCCTGGGAGGAGCTGTTTTCCATCGGACTCCGGACAGTGACCCAAGAGACTCTGGATCTCGATCGGTGA